The genomic segment ACAGGGCGTCAGGGATGCGGCAATGGCAGAAGGCAGCAACAACGGCCATAACATTGTACGGCGTCCAGGTGAGGATGAATACCAGGATGATGGCCAGGATGGTCCTCGTGACCCTCCTCTCCCTCGCCATCACTCGCTGCCGCCTCCTCTCATGTgagctgatgtcggggcaggaGGAGAAGACTGCCGAGGCCGCCCTGTGGAGGTCAGCGTTGGATGAGTCTTCAGATTCAGTCTTGTTGTGGTCTTCGTCTCCAGTGGGTTTGACAGCCGTTTGAGAGGGATGCTTCTGAGGAGACAAACAAGCCACCtacatttgtttttatcagGCGGCTTTACAACCAGTCTCTGTatttggatttaacagggagccagtaTAGGAGATACATGCTCTTTTCCATTCTCTGTCCGTTCTCTCGTCTTTTAGGCTACAGCCATCTTtgggaggtagagcaggtcatcttaGAGTCATttaaatgactccaaggttcctcacagtgtcaCTGAAGGCCGAGGTAATGCTATCCAGAGGAAGCATCTGGCTACATAAGGCATTTCTAAGATttagtacaataacctcagtttgatctgaattaagaagcagaaagttagcggccatccaggtctttatgtctttaagacattcctgcagtttaactaattggtgtgtgttacctggcttcatggacagatagagctgcgtgtcatctgcatagcagtgaaaatttatgctatgccttctaatgatactgcctaagggaagcatgtataatgtaaacagaattggtcctagcactgaaccctgtggaacaccattattaaactcagtgtgtgaagaggactctccatttacatgaacaaattggagtctattagatatgatacaaaccactgcagtgcagtacctgtaatacctacagcatgttctaatcgctctaataggatattatggtcgacagtatcgaacgcagcactgaggtctagcaggacaagcacagagatgagtccactgtcagaggccataagaagatcatttgtaactttcactaaagctgtttctgtgctgtgatgagctctgaaacctgactgaaacttaCGAGTtgtctgctttaggctacgtgtttgagaattataccacggagtcaggtacttctgatttgagaccttagttttcacaggagctacagtatccagagtcgtacgtagtgaggaggtaaaattattaacaagataatcgacctctgttggagtagcgttcagatagctgctctgctctatgttggtacagggcattgaagatgataacagtgggtggattatattcttaaacttagttacagcactttcagaaagacatctactttgataaagtctactctccactgctgtgtaatcaattattgtaaatgtaaatgttatcaggaaatgatcagacagcagagggttttcaggaaacactgttaaatgttcagtttctatgccatatgttaaaacaagatctagagtgtgattaaagtggtgggtgggttcttttacattttgagagaagccaattgagtctaataacagattaaatgccatgttgaggctgtcatttttagcatctacatggatgttaaaatcacccacaataattattttatctgagctgagcactaaatcagataaaaagtctgagaaatcagagagaaactctgtgtaaggcccaggtggacgatagatgataacaagtaagactggtttctgagttacagctggggtggacgaggctaagcatcaggctttcaaatgaattaaaagtctgtcttggtctttggttgattaataggctggtgtgaaaaattgctgccacaccgccccctcggcctgtgcttcgaggtttctggtagttagaatgactcgggggtgttgattcatttaaactaacatactcatcctgctgcaaccaggtttctgtaaggcagagtaaatcgatttgttgatcaattattaagtcatgtactaacagagacttggaggagagagacctaatatttaataatccacatttcactgttttactctttggttcagatgtggatactgtattgttctttctttgtgattttttatgtttaagttgtttattgctggtttttagtttgttttttgtctttttgggagctgacacagtctcaatggagatgggtttttgggggggtagcaggaggagagaagctgcagagaggcgtgtaggactgcaactctgcttcctggtcccaactctggatagtcatattttggggggtttaataaactggtccatatttctagaaatgagagctgctccatccaaagtgggatggatgccgtctctcctaacaagaccaggtttcctccagaaggtttgccaattatctatgaagcccacatcgtttctgggacaccactcagacagccagcaatttaaggagaacatgcggctaaacatgtcactcctggtctgattggggaggggaccagagaaaactacagagtccgacattgttttggcaaagttacacaccgattcaatattgattttagtgacctccgattggcgtaactgAGTGTCATTACTGCCGTGGGGAAACTGCGACGCCACCACCAACACCAAGACCCGATCGGGAATGCTGAAGCGAGCGCTGTTCAATGCCCAGTGCCAGGCCACCGTCAAGGTGTCCAAACCCTGCTCccccaaagtgaagaaggtcaaagGTGAGTGTCCTCAGTAACCTTTAACAGTCACTGCAACAGACGACGACATGATCAAGTCACGTGTAGCTTCTGATGATGCTTTCATAGCAATGCAGTGCAGCACCGtcgtgttaaaaataaaaaagccacgTTGAGCTCAGATAACCAGACGCCACCAACATCGAGAAAATGGAGGAGGAGCTTAATGATGCCATTGGTGTGCAGTCAGAGGCGAATCCTTCACTCTAATACAGAGAGGAAAAGTCTCAGGGAGGATTTCAGGCGAGTAAAGCAGAGAGAACATTTCACTTCGTGTTTGTAAAGCAGCCAAAAATCTGCTCAGGTTTACTGCACAAACCTGAGCAGAATCTCTGAGCGTTTACAAAAACTACACTGAAGTTCTGAAGGAGGCGGGGCTAAAGGTCAGGTGAAGGTGGCTCACCTGGTTCAGCTGGAAAGCCACGTGAACAAGGCTGCAGTTTCCATGTTATACTGTCAGAtaaagacccaacaataatacTCTGAAAACCAACAGGAGACAAAAAAGTTTCTCTGAAAAAGGAGCTCTGACACAAACGTGCTGCAGTGCACTCACAGATCTGCCATCCGAGTTCCTCGACCCTCCGAGCAGCAGCCCGGACTCCAAATATTTATGCAGAGCTCATTAAAGTGGACAAAAAGCCGCGTTTCCATAACGATATCATTTTAAACACTAATAAGGAGCTCAGCGTCGCTCAGCTGCTGTGCTCAGATCAGCCTTATTAATGCCAAAAATATCCATTCCTTGAAACCTACCCACACATCCTGCGGCCTGTAAACACTCATAGAAATATAGAACAGAAATATGCTTTATTGTGGAAATCCAGGTGTTCCAGCAGCTAAGTGACAGGAAGTTGGAGCGTCCAGAAACCAGACAGCTGCTGCATGTGAAGGCCCCAGCTCAGTGAGCTCAAAGAAATAACTGGAAGAATGATAAATGTCTAAAAATGATCATAATCTGAAGCCTTGCAAGGAGGTCACTGCTCCTCCTCCGGCctaggagtaactaaacatgcGACACAATgtgcaggaaagtgcaggacgGTGAAAAGGCCATgctgctaacgagtcggctacgagctaagctagaGAAACCCTAAAGCGAGTGAAGCGCGTGAAGACTATGAAAAGAGAAGTTATCTataagtttttaaataaactgctacgcagataagctacacaaaatcaccactgtgtgttggaacaggaacaggaagtgatactctaccacagagAGAGTGAACAGGAAGTGACACGCCCCCTGACAACAACATTAGAGACGGTAAACAGATGAAACACATCCTTACCCAGTGTCTCCAGCGACTCTCTGCCTGCCCTGTATCATCTGGACTTCTGCACgtcttcttcttccttctgGTCTTTGGCGTGCAGGACTGGAGCTGGTTCGGGGTCAGGTCTGAGCAGGGGTCACTGGTCCCTACGCCTCGCCGCCTCAGCAGGAAGTCTTTTAAGGAGGGACTGGAAGCCCTGAGAGCACCCTGGTTTGGCATGAGCACACTCATTCGGCCGTAGCTGGCGACTGACAGGCGGCTGTACAGGCCGATCACGATgattgctggcaggtaaaaggaGGGAAGAGTCGTCCCCATAGTAACAGCAGGGCTAACAAGTAGACGGATGTAACACTGATCGTCAGGGACGACGCGCCCGCCCTTATCTGTCTGCCAGGACAGGATGGCGGGGGCCCAGAGGATGAAAGAAAGCAGCCAAGCGGCAGCAATCATCAGGCACGCCATCCTGCCCGTTCGCCGCACTGGGTAGCTGAGCGGTCGCGTCAGGCAGAAGTATCGATCCAGACTGATGAGCAGCAGGTTCATGATCGAGGCGCTGCTCACCACGTAGTCAAGGACGAGCCACGTGTCACATAGCACGGGGCCCAGCAGCCAGCGGCCCTGCAGCTTATACAGCGTGTACACGTTCATGGAGAACAGGCCGATGATCAGGTCGGCCACCGCCAGGCTCAGCAGGAAGTAGTTGTTGACCATCTGCAGGTGACGGTTCACTTTGATGGACAGGATCACCAAAGTGTTGCCGAGAACGGTGAGGATGCTGAGGGAGGTGGTAACCATGGCAACGAGGACCAGCTGAGCGGTGCTGTATGGATATGATGGTGAGAGCGAAGGCACACGGGAGGTGTTGACGGAGAGGCGGAGCAAAGTAGGCGTCGGTTCCATGTTTCCTAAAGTCACACACAAGAAGACTTTGATATTATTGAACTGAAACGAGATCAAAGTGATCACAAAATAATAACAAGtgttaaaacagaaaagacagGGTTGCTTAAACCAGTCAACACTGAACCGCCAGCCTAATGAGTGAAATTCAAAGATTTCCTGATGTATCGGTTATTTTCTTGCCAATTCaggaaataaagagaaaatcaAAGAAGCGGACATCAAATAATCATCAGTGTTGGATGTTAATGACTTTTACTAAtataattaaaagaaagaacTTTGTATACTTGCCCTGAAAATGAATCAGTATCTTCCTGAGAATGATTTCCTCTTCCTCACAGAAGCTGTTTTATTGCAGCTCACACAGAAATGATGAAGCTAAGCAGTTTATAGGAAGTTCTCCTCATGCAGGATTTTATTTTCTTGCAGGAAAAACCGAAGATGTTTGAAGTTTATTATAAAGATCTTGTTACATTTAATGCAAAATGTTGAAACTTCTGTGATCATTCCCAAACCTCAGTTTGGACCACATGAAAGGTTTAAATGTGCAAAAGGAGCATTCGTGTGGAAATGACAGATAAATGTGACAAACGAACGATGAGCTGCAGCTGTGATCAGATACAATCACAGCTGTGTCACACTCACGTCGATAAATAACTGACATTTATCTGCCTGAGGTGCAGCTTTTGCACTTCTGTATTATTACGTAAGTAAAAGTACTTTCCAGTGTTGCTTCAGTACTTTCACTTCAGAGAAGTTTCCTCCAGCTCTGAGGAGCTGACTGAAAAACATGTTcaagccttcaaaataaaagcagatttCCTGTCAGAACAAACCAGCAGAAGTTGCTGCGAGCGCGTTCAGAGGTTCGGTCCAGCTTACCGGGGATGTTGGAGCTGCTCAACTCGCCGCTGTCCGCCCGTCCATCAGTCCATCCACAGCAGTTTACATGCAGCCTCCATCCTGACGTCATCAGATGTGGGATGTAATGACACATTAGAGAAGATGAGCCCAGCTTCAGTTACCACCACATGGGTTTTAACTTCATCTTCCTCCCAGCATTACCGTTAGTGAAGACACTGCAGCAGGCACAGAGAAGCAAACGGAaacctccagcactatcagagTGCTTATTTACAGTCCTAATATCATCTCTTTTCCTCTATGTTATCTGATTAACCTCAGTTCTGACACAAATGTGCTGCAGTGCAGTCACAGATCTGCCATCCGAGTTCCTCGACCCTCCGAGCAGCAGCGCGGACTCTCAGCCAGCCTCCAAATATTTATGCAGAGCTCATTAAAGTGGACAACAAGCCGCGTTTCCTCCTCCGCTTCAAAACGATATCATTTTAAACACTAATAAGGAGTTCAGCGTCGCTCAGCTGTTGTGCTCAGATCAGCCTTATTACAGTTTTCCTCGAGTGCTTTAACACATTCCTTGAAACTATGCCTCGTATTCCCcaaacagtaaacacaaatccaTAACGTCTCACCCAATTTCCCAAACATCGTGTTGTCAGGTTGAAATGAAGCTCTACACTCAAAACCATTCACTCTGCTGAAAAACCAGACATCACACACAAGGCctcaataacacacacacacaataacataGTCGTACACATTGGAgcaataaatgttaaacaatATTTCCAAAACAGGCAAGTTATGTTGCTTGTGGTTCTTCGCCTCAAAAACCTTTTCACATGATGAACACAAAAGATGCAACTAATGTACatgttgggtctaaactcagaccccgctgtatccaggacttcTTCCTGTGAAAggaaaacaaggcaacagcgtTCGATCgtttacttgcgcaagggaggcctcgtcggTATCTTAGCTCATCATGAATGACCCCGACgatggcctcctctcgctgccttttattgagagacagttcgcacaaaacacagcaaagcaacgcccacatggttctaaggcattgtatgtatatgtgtgaacttctgtatgtaagtaagaatgtgtgtgtgtgtgtgtgtgtgtgtgtgtgtgtgtgtgtgtgtgtgtgtgtgtgtgtgtgtgttacctcctgctgaccaaagggtcgtaaacgcaggaagcttacatcaaaagaagcagatcttccagataggatgtatctgcaataaaacattaCAGCCCCCCCaaccagaacctcgagaatctggggggAAGGGCAGTGGAATCCTTTTCATCAGAGTTGGCAAGCAtagaaatgacaacatttaacaattcactctaacattccctcctgtgtTGTGATTTTTATGCTCCACATTATTCCTGTGTAGTATATTCTTAGCCATGCACCTCTTGCTTGACAATTTCAGCGCAGGCGTCATTTATACACAGGCTTCTGTCATGTCATTCATTTCAGTCAACTCATATCGTTGTAAAAGTACAtaattaacaaatgtattagaAATCATTTTAGTTAGCATTGATCTTATACAAGGGAAAATGCATCCTATACGTAAGCAAATCAATgtcaacagtccaaaaacaggaattaatattttcaaaagaagatgccaccaaggaccagacattaACCAAGCTCTCCAGCCTCGTGGTGCATCTACTCCTGTCGTGTGATTCATTATGTATTCCTGCAAGTAAacaactgaatgtaacagtcaaacaagaagaatcaacattctcaaaaatcatatgtcactacaatccaactgtatacagacatagacattcaaacacatcagtTGACTTTATCGTTTGTCCTTGTGGCTCTCAGCTAACTTCAAAGCTGTAGCCTGATCAACACCCTTCTTTATGACTCCTATCAACCCCCCCAGATCTTCTCACTATAGGCATCCTGTGGGGGTTAGAGTCAACTGGTAAATTATCCGCATTTACAActcttctcctgtcctgttgtcaccacaggaaaagctttgtaaaggaaattggatcaagctgttttgatcttcttggctCAAAACCTCAACCAGCTTAGAGAAGTGTTCATGATGTAAATGTAGACAAAAGCTTCTCTGTTTGCATCCTTCTTGCAGAGGACACAAAGAATAGGTGACGTTGCTCAGATTTCATGGTAAATCTCCAACTTGGACTAATCCATTGCCCTTCATACACATAGGCAACTGGCCTGCTTCCAGTTCATTTAGCTGTTCAGTGTCCTGCAGCAAGTCAGATACTTGGAGTCGGACTAGCAGGTCTGTCGTACCAGAGCAGTTCACCTTCCCAGCTACTGGTGAATCAACCGTCCAGTCAGGTTCAGAAGTTGAAAAGTTGGCAGTGTTCCAAGTATGTTTACTCCTGGATGTGTTGCCAAGGCAACCAAACAAACTGTCtcactctcagtgatgctatatGGCCACAGTCCAGAAGAATGTGTAGCCAGTGGCATCACAAGCATAACCATTGGTCTCGTTCTTTATGTGAGCGGTTGTGTTCACAAACTGCCACCAGTAGTTGTTGAAAACCCCATGTGGGTACTGGGTGTGGTTTGCTCTGTCCCAGTGCGCTCCTGTCATCCCACTCTGGGTCCACAGGCACAAGAAGGCGCACAGCACATTCCCAGCCATCTGATGAGTACCTGTGGCTCAGTTGGTTTCTTCACCGGATTGAGACGAGGGCCCTGGAGGCTTTCCCCCCCCTTTGTACCCGGTCTTCCTGCCACTTACCCCGAGCTGGCCTGGATGTGTGTCACCTTCTTGCAGTGCGCTTGATGTATCCAAGTAATCCTTTCAGCAATCTTCACTGCTGTGGGCGTCGTCAGAAGCATCCGATATGGACCTTCCCACCGTGGACTGGACCAGCACTTCCTCTCCATGGCCTTATCAACATCCAAtctccagacttcagactctgctcctgtggagaaacagaatcatctggcagatcatttgttctcaagacttctttatttttacacattttaagcATCCAATCTgctaatatgctctctcttctgcTCTCCTATCATCACTACAGAAGACTAGAACTCTAAATGCTctaacatatataatctcaacgagtcagaccattctctgttggAGTAATCCTCATGTACATTCGTATACCTCCTAACTAATTCTATACAGTTTAACCATGTCATGCGTGTCTCTCTAAGTCTTAGCTTTACTGTCCCATTAGTTCTCTCTATCAACCCTGCACTTTGCGGGTGATATAAACAATGATGTTTTAGTGTTATCCCTAGATGTTGTGCCATTAATCTAATcacttcatttacaaaatgtggaCCATTATCACTATAAATGGTCTCGGGAATCCCATGTTCCAAATGATATTCTTACATATTGCTTTGGCAactgaaatggcatctgcttccCTAGTTGGGACAATTTCTACCCACTTTGAAAAAGGGCACACTATCACTAAACAATACTCATAGTTATTACAGTTGGACAGTTCTATAGTccatgtgaataacttgaaatgggTGACTGGGTCTGGGGAATTTCCCTCTCTTAGGTCTCAAATTACCCTGAGAATTGTGCTTGCAACATATCATACATGACCtgcaaaaagttttttttaagggtatttaatcttaaagtataaactactcattatctccctcctgttgcgacATGGCAAAGCCCATGGCGCAAAATAGCAGCAGTCCTATATAAAGTCTAAGGCAGTATTGGTTTATCACACAGATAACAAACACCATCCTACAGGCTCGCTCCTACTGTAAATCACAACTGTTTCCCTGCAGTAGATGAGTGGCCCTGCATGTCTACCAGTGCATCCCGCATAATAGCCAACGTCTGTTGGTGTTGCACTGCTAAAACGTTAACACCATGTTCTCCTAAAGTTGCCTCTTTCGCGATCTTATCTGCAAAAACATTCTCTAATGCAACTGGATCTTTCCCTCACATGCGTGCTACACATTTGCAAACGCCAATCCTACTGGGTAAAAACTCTGCCTCCAGCAGATTTTGCAAGAGTTTGGCGTGTTCTACAGGTTTCCCTGTGGAGGCTGTCACACCTCGTCTCACCCACTGCACTtcaaagaaatgtaatgtagcaaatgcatactggctatcagtgtatattgtcacatcttatttctctgcagctttacaCACTTCTGTTAAACCTACTATCCCTGCTACTCAAGCAAATATGAAACGTTAGTTGTCCTGCACAGATAACTTTCTCACTATCTTCTACAGCATAACCTGTTTTAGTCTGTCCCTCTGCTGTTATAAAACTCGAaccatcaacaaaccaaacctttccCTCAACAAGTGGCACAGCTATTAAGTCATCCCT from the Oreochromis niloticus isolate F11D_XX linkage group LG7, O_niloticus_UMD_NMBU, whole genome shotgun sequence genome contains:
- the chrm4b gene encoding muscarinic acetylcholine receptor M4 isoform X3; its protein translation is MCHYIPHLMTSGWRLHVNCCGWTDGRADSGELSSSNIPGNMEPTPTLLRLSVNTSRVPSLSPSYPYSTAQLVLVAMVTTSLSILTVLGNTLVILSIKVNRHLQMVNNYFLLSLAVADLIIGLFSMNVYTLYKLQGRWLLGPVLCDTWLVLDYVVSSASIMNLLLISLDRYFCLTRPLSYPVRRTGRMACLMIAAAWLLSFILWAPAILSWQTDKGGRVVPDDQCYIRLLVSPAVTMGTTLPSFYLPAIIVIGLYSRLSVASYGRMSVLMPNQGALRASSPSLKDFLLRRRGVGTSDPCSDLTPNQLQSCTPKTRRKKKTCRSPDDTGQAESRWRHWHPSQTAVKPTGDEDHNKTESEDSSNADLHRAASAVFSSCPDISSHERRRQRVMARERRVTRTILAIILVFILTWTPYNVMAVVAAFCHCRIPDALWTTGYWLCYVNSTVNPGCYALCNITFRKTFCSLLRCRCRRL
- the chrm4b gene encoding muscarinic acetylcholine receptor M2 isoform X2 — encoded protein: MCHYIPHLMTSGWRLHVNCCGWTDGRADSGELSSSNIPGNMEPTPTLLRLSVNTSRVPSLSPSYPYSTAQLVLVAMVTTSLSILTVLGNTLVILSIKVNRHLQMVNNYFLLSLAVADLIIGLFSMNVYTLYKLQGRWLLGPVLCDTWLVLDYVVSSASIMNLLLISLDRYFCLTRPLSYPVRRTGRMACLMIAAAWLLSFILWAPAILSWQTDKGGRVVPDDQCYIRLLVSPAVTMGTTLPSFYLPAIIVIGLYSRLSVASYGRMSVLMPNQGALRASSPSLKDFLLRRRGVGTSDPCSDLTPNQLQSCTPKTRRKKKTCRSPDDTGQAESRWRHWKHPSQTAVKPTGDEDHNKTESEDSSNADLHRAASAVFSSCPDISSHERRRQRVMARERRVTRTILAIILVFILTWTPYNVMAVVAAFCHCRIPDALWTTGYWLCYVNSTVNPGCYALCNITFRKTFCSLLRCRCRRL
- the chrm4b gene encoding muscarinic acetylcholine receptor M2 isoform X1, whose product is MCHYIPHLMTSGWRLHVNCCGWTDGRADSGELSSSNIPGNMEPTPTLLRLSVNTSRVPSLSPSYPYSTAQLVLVAMVTTSLSILTVLGNTLVILSIKVNRHLQMVNNYFLLSLAVADLIIGLFSMNVYTLYKLQGRWLLGPVLCDTWLVLDYVVSSASIMNLLLISLDRYFCLTRPLSYPVRRTGRMACLMIAAAWLLSFILWAPAILSWQTDKGGRVVPDDQCYIRLLVSPAVTMGTTLPSFYLPAIIVIGLYSRLSVASYGRMSVLMPNQGALRASSPSLKDFLLRRRGVGTSDPCSDLTPNQLQSCTPKTRRKKKTCRSPDDTGQAESRWRHWVACLSPQKHPSQTAVKPTGDEDHNKTESEDSSNADLHRAASAVFSSCPDISSHERRRQRVMARERRVTRTILAIILVFILTWTPYNVMAVVAAFCHCRIPDALWTTGYWLCYVNSTVNPGCYALCNITFRKTFCSLLRCRCRRL